One segment of Paenibacillus rhizovicinus DNA contains the following:
- a CDS encoding S-layer homology domain-containing protein — MGKRNKINTILALALGAQLLTPMLAAAEIRLEGTDDPQTFTVMDTNEDYAGSEYRLDIASYDGAAELYSDSSMDPSIPYTIDVSDPGTWIPNFDLDNPHPVTFNIDTVKINTEDANDDEVVDSKTYTWSMVSNIYGSVLAPPELANRLTITITSGTGASVTLRNGDPGVSYADDALAFSYDTTESGPYQIAAQVDGRDYAAMKLYPSYMNRYLRETKIEADDSVHSYFAVEAGKLIPYSVNDRASFKPIDASEDGDEVSFDSNDDAVSTVPLPFDFKFYNETYSDVSISTNGTLSFDNFARRDTHGFQEYPSSIMPPSIYAFTSDLYLHVPDDAGAEPGEDAQAPSHVYTRTVGDEGDRQFIVQWDHVYRYGDEDLAPLTFQAVLYERTGDVRVQYVSTASPAADYTSGSNAVSGIQGNGFNTQNGLLYAMNEPKLTDGLALCYGVSPRCGEAGPVLQSATMTSGSKKITLVFDKALDTRTSLTNQFTLSGSPVTINAAEYDMTDASHKTVILNLSSAPAAGDELRVSYLDNAVRDVAQGIYSEAAADFAVEVNEAPPVVTPPVVTPPTPSGGTDNSGSTTNAAGLPGIAGGGEQAQIATGTVTQTDGRSIMTAVIDSAKLADLLAKAGDKPVITLPVTGSMDRVVAEANGGMMQSLADKSAALTVQTPFGSFPLPVQAFTAKALSALVGSQVQPSDVTIRASITKADEAQLKQMQEAAAKGDFTLLAPPVAFAVTIAYNGQSYAMNDFQSFVKFELPLPAEAEAGQLTTAIALEPNGGFHSVPTAGANRNGSHAAIASSLTGGLFAPVQHAVKLTDVRFHWSRSAVNDLASRMVVNGSGDGQFHPDSSVTRAEFAAILLRALGLQSSASGQAYRDVNSSDWFAGDVAAAAMFGLVSGYEDGNFRPANTVTRQEAMVMIARAMKLAGMETSISDIQAASLLAAYRDFASIGTWAAPSAAILIQNGLVQGGDGQLRPTGQITRAETAVIVVRLLQQAGLIDKQG; from the coding sequence ATGGGAAAACGCAACAAAATCAACACGATCCTGGCACTGGCGCTTGGCGCGCAGCTGTTAACACCGATGCTGGCGGCGGCTGAAATCAGGCTGGAGGGCACGGATGACCCGCAGACCTTCACGGTAATGGACACGAACGAGGACTACGCCGGATCCGAATACCGCCTCGACATCGCCTCTTATGACGGAGCTGCGGAATTATACAGCGATTCCAGCATGGATCCATCCATCCCATATACCATCGATGTATCCGACCCGGGCACGTGGATTCCGAATTTCGATTTGGACAACCCGCATCCCGTGACCTTCAACATCGATACCGTGAAAATCAACACGGAAGACGCGAACGACGATGAAGTGGTGGACAGCAAAACGTATACTTGGAGCATGGTCTCGAACATCTACGGCTCGGTGCTTGCGCCGCCCGAACTGGCAAACCGACTGACCATCACCATCACTTCGGGAACCGGAGCTTCGGTTACGCTGAGAAACGGCGATCCCGGCGTGTCTTACGCCGACGATGCGCTCGCCTTCTCCTATGACACGACGGAATCGGGACCGTATCAGATCGCCGCCCAGGTCGACGGCAGAGACTACGCGGCCATGAAGCTTTACCCGAGCTACATGAATCGTTATCTTCGCGAAACGAAAATCGAAGCGGATGACAGCGTGCATTCGTATTTCGCCGTCGAAGCGGGCAAGCTTATTCCTTACAGCGTCAACGACCGGGCGTCGTTTAAACCGATAGATGCTTCCGAAGACGGAGATGAAGTGAGCTTCGACTCGAACGATGATGCCGTCAGCACGGTGCCGCTGCCGTTTGATTTTAAGTTCTACAACGAGACCTATTCCGACGTCAGCATCAGCACCAACGGGACGTTGTCGTTCGATAACTTCGCGCGCCGCGATACGCACGGATTTCAAGAATACCCTTCTTCCATAATGCCGCCTTCCATTTACGCGTTTACGTCCGATCTCTATTTGCATGTGCCGGACGATGCGGGCGCGGAGCCGGGTGAGGATGCACAAGCTCCGTCCCATGTATACACGCGCACGGTAGGCGATGAAGGCGATCGCCAGTTCATCGTGCAATGGGATCATGTCTATCGTTACGGTGACGAGGATTTGGCGCCGCTGACGTTCCAAGCCGTTCTCTATGAACGGACAGGAGACGTTCGCGTCCAATACGTGTCGACTGCCAGCCCCGCTGCAGATTATACGTCGGGCAGCAATGCCGTATCCGGTATTCAAGGCAACGGGTTCAACACGCAGAATGGCCTGCTGTACGCGATGAACGAACCGAAGCTGACGGACGGCCTCGCCTTATGCTATGGCGTCAGTCCCCGCTGCGGCGAAGCGGGACCGGTCTTGCAGAGCGCAACCATGACCAGCGGAAGCAAGAAAATAACGCTTGTTTTCGACAAGGCGCTCGACACGCGGACTTCGCTGACGAATCAATTTACGCTGAGCGGCAGTCCCGTTACGATTAATGCTGCCGAGTACGACATGACTGATGCGTCGCATAAAACAGTGATTTTGAATTTGTCGTCTGCGCCGGCAGCAGGCGATGAGCTCCGCGTATCGTATCTCGACAACGCGGTGCGCGATGTAGCACAAGGGATCTATTCGGAAGCGGCGGCCGATTTCGCCGTTGAGGTCAACGAAGCTCCGCCTGTCGTAACTCCGCCTGTCGTAACTCCACCGACGCCGTCTGGCGGAACCGATAACTCGGGTTCAACGACGAATGCCGCCGGCTTGCCAGGCATCGCCGGCGGCGGGGAACAAGCTCAGATTGCGACGGGCACGGTTACGCAAACGGATGGACGCAGCATCATGACGGCAGTTATCGATTCCGCGAAGCTGGCCGACCTGCTCGCGAAAGCAGGAGACAAGCCGGTTATTACGCTTCCTGTTACAGGTAGCATGGACCGCGTCGTCGCGGAAGCGAACGGCGGCATGATGCAGTCGCTTGCGGACAAGTCGGCGGCGCTTACAGTACAGACGCCATTCGGGAGCTTCCCGCTGCCTGTGCAGGCATTCACCGCGAAGGCATTAAGCGCCTTGGTCGGTTCGCAGGTGCAGCCTTCGGATGTGACGATCCGCGCGAGCATTACGAAGGCTGATGAAGCCCAATTAAAGCAGATGCAGGAAGCGGCGGCGAAAGGGGATTTTACCCTCTTGGCGCCTCCGGTGGCCTTTGCCGTGACGATCGCGTATAACGGGCAATCGTACGCGATGAATGACTTCCAATCCTTCGTGAAGTTCGAGCTGCCGCTGCCGGCCGAAGCGGAAGCCGGCCAATTGACGACGGCGATTGCGCTGGAGCCGAACGGCGGTTTCCATTCCGTGCCGACTGCCGGCGCGAATCGGAACGGTTCGCATGCAGCGATCGCGAGCAGCTTGACGGGCGGGTTGTTTGCGCCGGTTCAGCATGCGGTCAAGCTGACGGATGTGAGATTCCATTGGTCGCGCAGCGCCGTCAACGACCTGGCGTCCCGTATGGTCGTCAATGGGAGCGGCGACGGCCAATTCCATCCGGACAGCAGCGTAACCCGCGCGGAATTCGCGGCGATCTTACTTCGCGCGCTCGGCCTGCAGAGCAGCGCGAGCGGGCAAGCGTACCGCGACGTGAACAGCTCCGATTGGTTCGCTGGCGACGTAGCGGCAGCAGCCATGTTCGGGCTGGTGTCCGGTTATGAGGACGGTAATTTCCGTCCGGCGAATACGGTTACGCGGCAGGAAGCGATGGTGATGATCGCCAGGGCGATGAAACTGGCCGGCATGGAGACTTCCATCAGCGATATTCAGGCAGCGTCGCTGCTTGCCGCTTATCGGGATTTTGCCAGCATCGGCACATGGGCCGCTCCGTCAGCGGCGATCTTGATCCAGAACGGCCTCGTGCAGGGCGGCGACGGGCAGCTTCGTCCGACCGGCCAAATCACGCGAGCGGAGACAGCCGTCATCGTCGTGCGGCTGCTTCAGCAGGCGGGACTGATCGACAAACAGGGCTGA
- the trpB gene encoding tryptophan synthase subunit beta — protein sequence MDQNQSTAGYFGEFGGSFVPPELQEVLSYLSDQFYTYKDDPEFNEEFRYYLREYVGRENPLTFAKQLTESWGGAKIYLKREDLNHTGAHKINNVIGQILLAKRMGAKRIIAETGAGQHGVATATACAMFDMECIIYMGAEDTRRQALNVFRMELLGATVVPVNKGQGRLKDAVDEALNDLVENYKTTFYLLGSAVGPHPFPTMVKHFQSVISEESKRQILEKEGRLPDAVLACVGGGSNAIGAFAHYLDEPSVRLIGVEPDQAPSLTEGVPSVIHGFKCLVLLDEEGNPRKTYSIAAGLDYPGIGPEHSNLKVTGRGEYVTVSNEEVLAAFQELSRTEGIIPALESAHAVAYAKKLAPTMSKDQIIIVNLSGRGDKDVEQVFHMLNK from the coding sequence ATGGATCAAAATCAATCGACCGCCGGTTATTTCGGAGAGTTCGGCGGCAGCTTCGTTCCGCCGGAACTGCAGGAAGTGTTGAGCTACTTAAGCGATCAGTTTTATACATACAAGGACGATCCGGAATTCAACGAGGAATTCCGTTACTACCTGCGGGAATACGTCGGCCGCGAGAATCCGCTGACGTTCGCCAAGCAATTGACCGAATCGTGGGGCGGCGCCAAAATCTACTTGAAGCGCGAAGACTTGAACCACACCGGCGCGCACAAAATCAACAACGTTATCGGGCAAATCTTGCTCGCCAAACGGATGGGCGCCAAGCGGATCATCGCGGAAACCGGCGCTGGGCAGCACGGCGTTGCGACAGCGACGGCCTGCGCGATGTTCGACATGGAATGCATCATCTACATGGGAGCCGAGGATACGCGCCGCCAAGCGTTGAACGTGTTCCGGATGGAGCTGCTCGGCGCGACCGTCGTGCCGGTCAATAAAGGACAAGGCCGTCTGAAGGATGCCGTCGACGAGGCGCTCAACGATTTGGTCGAGAATTACAAGACGACGTTCTATTTGCTGGGTTCCGCGGTCGGTCCGCATCCGTTCCCGACGATGGTGAAGCACTTCCAATCCGTCATCAGCGAAGAGTCCAAACGTCAGATTTTGGAGAAAGAAGGCCGTCTCCCGGATGCCGTCCTCGCTTGCGTCGGCGGCGGCAGCAACGCCATCGGAGCGTTCGCGCATTATTTGGACGAGCCGTCCGTGCGCTTGATCGGCGTCGAGCCGGACCAAGCTCCTTCCTTGACCGAAGGCGTGCCTAGCGTCATCCACGGCTTCAAGTGCCTGGTGCTGCTGGACGAAGAAGGCAATCCGCGGAAGACCTACTCCATCGCCGCAGGCCTTGATTACCCGGGCATCGGACCGGAGCACAGCAACTTGAAAGTAACGGGCCGCGGCGAATACGTGACGGTCAGCAACGAGGAAGTGCTCGCGGCGTTCCAAGAGCTGTCCCGTACCGAGGGCATTATCCCGGCGCTCGAAAGCGCGCACGCGGTCGCTTACGCCAAGAAGCTTGCGCCGACCATGAGCAAGGATCAAATCATCATCGTCAACTTGTCCGGTCGCGGTGACAAAGACGTGGAGCAAGTGTTCCACATGCTGAACAAATAA
- a CDS encoding Gfo/Idh/MocA family protein — translation MMSAIVKIGLIGLGEAAQVIHLPVLQAMGDAFEITAVCDISPSLVQAIGDQYRVPGRYASAEDLLDDEEVEAVLVLNSDEYHADCIVEALKRDKHVFVEKPMCLTKADAKRIIEAKNASSGKVMVGYMRRYAEAFVQGVEEVKKLGRINYARVRDIIGQNSYFIKQSANVLRFTDIPAELAEDRRLRAQALAKEALGERAERFNNTYRLMGGLSSHDLSAMREILGMPARVLAASRWKDGQFMSAMFQYDEGFNVLFETGCDHQGRFDATIEVMGETGTVRVDYDTAYIRHLPTVLTITETTGDRYQETVIRPTFTDSYTIELRHFHEVIVNDAPIKTTPEDAAQDLELFEMLIEAMDEAEQRASREQASPVL, via the coding sequence ATGATGAGTGCTATTGTGAAAATCGGTCTAATCGGTTTAGGAGAAGCGGCGCAGGTCATCCATTTGCCCGTGCTTCAAGCGATGGGGGACGCATTCGAAATAACGGCCGTTTGCGACATTTCCCCGAGTCTCGTGCAAGCGATCGGGGATCAATACCGGGTTCCAGGGCGTTACGCGTCGGCGGAAGACCTGCTGGACGATGAAGAGGTCGAAGCGGTTCTCGTCTTGAACAGCGACGAGTATCATGCCGACTGTATCGTGGAAGCGCTTAAACGCGATAAGCATGTGTTCGTGGAGAAGCCGATGTGTCTGACGAAGGCCGATGCGAAGCGCATCATCGAAGCCAAGAACGCCTCGTCCGGTAAAGTGATGGTCGGCTACATGCGGCGGTACGCGGAAGCGTTCGTTCAAGGGGTAGAAGAAGTGAAGAAGCTGGGCCGGATTAATTACGCGCGGGTACGCGACATTATCGGGCAGAACAGCTATTTTATCAAACAAAGCGCGAACGTGCTCCGCTTCACGGACATTCCGGCCGAACTGGCGGAAGACCGTCGCTTGCGCGCGCAGGCATTGGCTAAGGAAGCTCTGGGCGAACGTGCGGAGCGTTTCAATAACACCTATCGTCTCATGGGCGGCCTCAGCAGCCACGATCTGTCCGCCATGCGCGAAATATTAGGGATGCCTGCCCGCGTGCTGGCGGCTTCGCGCTGGAAAGACGGTCAGTTCATGAGCGCCATGTTCCAATACGACGAAGGCTTCAACGTGCTGTTCGAGACAGGCTGCGACCATCAAGGGCGCTTCGACGCGACGATCGAAGTCATGGGCGAGACGGGCACGGTGCGGGTTGATTACGACACGGCTTACATCCGTCATCTGCCGACGGTGCTGACCATAACGGAAACGACGGGCGACCGCTATCAAGAAACGGTGATCCGCCCGACGTTCACGGATTCGTATACGATCGAGCTGAGGCATTTCCATGAAGTGATCGTCAACGACGCTCCGATCAAGACGACGCCCGAGGATGCGGCGCAGGATCTGGAACTGTTCGAAATGCTCATCGAAGCGATGGACGAGGCGGAGCAGCGCGCTTCTCGCGAACAGGCGAGCCCGGTATTGTAA
- a CDS encoding FAD-dependent oxidoreductase yields the protein MSEIAIIGAGPAGGSAALFAAKAGKQTLLIDSDQSITKKAWIENHYGVPEIKGPDLVEIGIQQAKKFGAEYVQAKVTEIAKTDDGFTISTEAGDSYQAKHVIVASGLFLEFAEKSGLQTKPGTEPRIKTILEADAQGRTNIEGIWAAGTCAGVSVHTIVTAGDGAKVAINVISELNGARYVDHDLLK from the coding sequence ATGTCTGAAATTGCGATTATCGGAGCAGGACCCGCTGGCGGAAGCGCAGCATTGTTCGCGGCGAAGGCCGGCAAGCAAACGCTGCTGATCGACAGCGACCAAAGCATCACGAAGAAAGCTTGGATCGAGAACCATTACGGCGTGCCTGAAATCAAAGGGCCGGATCTCGTCGAGATCGGCATTCAGCAAGCGAAGAAATTCGGCGCTGAATACGTACAAGCCAAGGTGACGGAAATCGCCAAAACGGACGACGGCTTCACGATCTCCACCGAAGCGGGCGATTCGTACCAAGCCAAACACGTCATCGTCGCATCGGGATTGTTCCTCGAATTCGCAGAGAAATCCGGTCTGCAAACGAAGCCGGGCACGGAGCCGCGGATCAAGACGATCCTTGAAGCGGACGCGCAAGGCCGCACGAACATCGAAGGCATCTGGGCTGCCGGCACATGTGCTGGCGTAAGCGTGCACACGATCGTAACGGCCGGCGACGGCGCGAAAGTCGCGATCAACGTGATCAGCGAACTGAACGGCGCGCGTTACGTCGACCACGATCTGTTGAAATAA
- a CDS encoding phytanoyl-CoA dioxygenase family protein, producing MQLSQAQIDFFETFGFLKFPQLMADRLDWIIEEFTRTFPEQNRHDGTKRTCVVPFIDQRMSVLIDDPRMLAIGKSLLGEDFNYMGSDGNYYTGNTGWHRDGYHEKYKHLKIAFYLDPLDADTGALRVIPGSHRLRDKYGDDLTLQMQDTNKTWDVAGADVPAYVLDVTPGDILVFNHNLFHSAWNGSTNRRMFTINMCQRYAEADIQELRDYIGTAARFWIDRAFSDTMMNEASPERMVHLEQVMANDGHLAALSAKARLEMAEPSRG from the coding sequence ATGCAGCTGAGTCAAGCGCAAATCGACTTCTTCGAGACGTTCGGTTTTCTCAAGTTTCCGCAGCTGATGGCAGATCGGCTGGATTGGATCATCGAGGAATTCACGCGAACGTTCCCGGAGCAGAACCGGCATGACGGAACGAAACGGACATGCGTCGTCCCGTTCATCGATCAACGGATGTCCGTGCTGATCGACGATCCGCGGATGCTGGCGATCGGCAAATCCTTGCTTGGCGAGGATTTCAACTACATGGGCAGCGACGGCAATTATTACACGGGCAACACGGGCTGGCACCGCGACGGATATCATGAGAAATACAAGCATTTGAAAATCGCCTTCTACTTGGACCCGCTCGATGCGGATACCGGCGCATTGCGCGTCATTCCGGGCAGCCACCGGCTGCGAGACAAGTACGGCGATGATTTGACGCTGCAAATGCAGGACACGAACAAGACGTGGGATGTCGCCGGAGCCGATGTGCCCGCATACGTGCTGGACGTGACGCCGGGCGATATTCTGGTCTTCAACCACAACCTCTTCCACTCCGCATGGAACGGCAGCACGAACCGCAGAATGTTCACGATCAACATGTGCCAGCGTTATGCGGAAGCGGATATTCAAGAGCTGCGGGACTATATCGGAACCGCTGCGAGATTCTGGATCGACCGTGCCTTCTCCGACACGATGATGAACGAGGCGTCGCCGGAGCGGATGGTTCATCTGGAGCAGGTGATGGCCAACGACGGCCACTTGGCCGCGCTGAGCGCGAAGGCGCGATTGGAGATGGCGGAGCCTTCGCGGGGTTGA
- a CDS encoding ParB/Srx family N-terminal domain-containing protein: protein MTLPLTFTVEEAMVFAKQDCLEEWVHLFLKTIGGNVPFSEGLKRERRNWAGPLLLPLHELERCCGPEPEMEFYTPAESWDAHVGELITSLREGWSSPPLIVQVIEEGRLSIRDGNHRHKALRRLGEPAAWVILWNTDGETDLGAWTGAR, encoded by the coding sequence ATGACACTGCCGCTGACGTTTACGGTGGAGGAAGCGATGGTTTTTGCCAAGCAGGATTGTTTGGAGGAATGGGTGCATCTGTTTCTGAAGACGATCGGGGGGAATGTTCCCTTCTCGGAGGGGCTTAAGCGGGAACGGAGGAACTGGGCGGGTCCCTTGCTGCTGCCGCTTCATGAACTGGAACGCTGCTGCGGGCCGGAGCCGGAGATGGAATTTTATACGCCGGCGGAGAGTTGGGATGCGCATGTCGGCGAGCTGATTACCTCGCTCCGGGAGGGTTGGTCCAGCCCGCCGCTTATTGTTCAGGTTATCGAGGAAGGACGCCTGTCGATCAGAGACGGCAACCACCGGCATAAAGCGCTGCGCCGGCTCGGCGAACCGGCTGCCTGGGTGATTCTGTGGAATACCGACGGCGAGACGGATTTGGGAGCTTGGACCGGGGCACGTTAA
- a CDS encoding copper amine oxidase N-terminal domain-containing protein: MKDKVKGLVAGLLIGSVLSGSAVYAAGGNMIEVFYSVKNIKINKVTKTPSEKAFTYNGTTFVPLRFVADALGQPVKWDAKTQTVWIGQAENATLVYPGKGIDNMNYQEGYSTNSFEYNANSVEGIKDNVGNEYSSYITMYVDAWAGKDKAWNLLDFPLNGQYKSFKAKLGLTDTSKNTKAESKLTILLDGTKAYEQKIVAGEFPRDINLDVQHVNKITLQYSTDSVDNSQIGLFNAYFTK; encoded by the coding sequence ATGAAAGACAAAGTTAAAGGACTTGTTGCGGGATTATTGATCGGTTCCGTCTTATCGGGATCTGCGGTCTACGCGGCGGGCGGTAACATGATCGAAGTGTTTTACAGCGTCAAAAACATCAAAATCAATAAGGTTACGAAGACGCCGTCCGAGAAAGCTTTTACGTACAACGGCACCACTTTCGTCCCGCTTCGTTTCGTCGCGGACGCGCTCGGCCAACCGGTTAAGTGGGATGCGAAAACCCAAACCGTCTGGATCGGACAGGCAGAGAATGCAACGTTGGTTTATCCCGGTAAAGGGATCGACAATATGAATTATCAAGAAGGATATTCCACTAATTCATTTGAGTACAATGCAAACAGCGTAGAGGGTATTAAGGACAACGTCGGGAACGAGTACAGCAGCTACATTACCATGTACGTGGATGCATGGGCTGGCAAAGACAAAGCTTGGAATCTGCTGGACTTCCCGTTGAATGGTCAATATAAATCTTTTAAAGCAAAGCTGGGTCTGACCGACACATCCAAAAACACGAAGGCCGAATCCAAGCTGACGATCCTGCTGGACGGAACCAAAGCCTATGAGCAGAAAATCGTCGCTGGCGAGTTTCCTCGGGACATTAACCTGGATGTGCAGCATGTAAATAAAATTACGCTGCAATACTCGACGGATTCCGTAGATAATAGTCAAATCGGACTATTCAACGCTTACTTTACGAAATAA
- a CDS encoding RNA polymerase sigma factor: protein MEEDYLKHLSQIGAYDIEQLVHQYWQDVWHFSYVMTRQHDMADDIAQETFIRAFRALHTFRGESSVKTWLLKIAKHLTINYRRSALFRKIILLDQAGRHRSSPSAEAAYFDAQFADRIWELVLRLPVKQREVLLLHAHYQLKLEEMARVLGLPEGTVKSRLHRARLKVDKWLKEADASESE from the coding sequence TTGGAGGAGGACTATCTTAAGCATCTCTCGCAGATCGGAGCCTATGATATCGAACAGCTTGTTCATCAATATTGGCAGGACGTATGGCATTTCTCGTACGTCATGACAAGGCAGCACGATATGGCGGACGACATTGCGCAGGAGACGTTCATACGGGCGTTTCGCGCGCTCCATACGTTCCGCGGGGAAAGCTCGGTGAAGACATGGCTGCTGAAAATCGCCAAGCATCTCACCATCAACTACAGGCGTTCGGCGTTATTTCGCAAAATCATCCTGTTGGATCAGGCGGGGCGGCATCGTTCCTCCCCGTCCGCGGAAGCGGCCTATTTCGACGCTCAATTCGCGGATCGAATATGGGAACTCGTCCTACGGCTGCCCGTGAAGCAGCGCGAAGTTCTCTTGCTGCACGCGCATTATCAATTGAAGCTTGAAGAGATGGCAAGGGTGCTCGGATTGCCGGAAGGCACGGTGAAATCCCGGCTGCACCGCGCCAGATTGAAAGTCGACAAGTGGCTGAAGGAGGCGGATGCCAGTGAATCCGAATGA
- a CDS encoding GntR family transcriptional regulator: MPPVTLKEKAYEQLRAYLLEGAINNNEQLTEKYLVDLLQMSRTPIRAALEKLAAEGLLNLAPNKGLSLPELSLQRVGDFFDFRIALESHIVYKLGSRKLSPDEIAWFRANLELQRQTAEQHDYLAFTHADSDFHRRLALVYDNAEMVQMMENLQDRLFQLALKVLRKDNDRIQSSYRDHLEIFDLILAGEGEEAKRRMVEHLEYGARILVL, from the coding sequence ATGCCACCGGTAACGTTGAAAGAGAAAGCCTATGAACAGCTGCGCGCCTATTTGCTGGAAGGCGCGATTAACAACAACGAGCAGCTGACGGAGAAATATCTGGTCGACCTGCTGCAGATGAGCCGGACGCCGATTCGGGCGGCGCTGGAGAAGCTGGCCGCCGAAGGGCTGCTGAACCTGGCGCCGAACAAAGGGCTCAGCCTGCCGGAATTGTCGCTGCAGCGCGTAGGCGACTTCTTCGACTTCCGCATCGCCTTGGAAAGCCATATTGTCTACAAGCTGGGGAGCCGCAAGCTGTCCCCGGACGAGATCGCCTGGTTTCGCGCGAATTTGGAGCTTCAGCGGCAGACGGCCGAGCAGCATGATTACTTGGCGTTCACGCATGCCGATTCGGACTTTCACCGGCGGCTCGCGCTCGTGTACGATAATGCCGAAATGGTGCAAATGATGGAAAATTTGCAGGATCGCCTCTTCCAATTGGCGCTCAAGGTGCTCCGGAAGGATAATGACCGCATTCAGTCGTCTTATCGGGATCATCTCGAAATCTTCGATTTGATTCTGGCCGGAGAAGGCGAGGAAGCCAAACGGCGCATGGTGGAGCATTTGGAGTATGGAGCGCGGATTCTGGTGCTGTAG
- a CDS encoding sugar phosphate isomerase/epimerase family protein — protein MKLGLSTYTLTWSVGVPGYEPPPQPLTAEALVKLTRGYGLGLLQIADNLPLHAMSDGELLALKRVADEHGVELEVGTRGSEPELLLRYLGIAGMLGSSIVRTIVTTPDLAAAEAQIREVLPAFEAANVMLAIENHGLHTTGQLVQLFQNLRHGHVGCCLDTVNSFGALEAPDHVIRALSPYLVNLHIKDFDIKRVDHMMGFTILGTPAGAGRLDIQGLKEIIEANGKAGVNAILELWTPYAKSVRDTIATERDWLEQSIAYLRSVHFIEEDLRYATGNVERESL, from the coding sequence ATGAAACTCGGACTCAGCACCTACACCTTAACTTGGTCCGTCGGCGTTCCCGGCTACGAACCACCGCCGCAGCCGTTGACCGCCGAAGCGCTGGTCAAGCTGACCCGCGGCTATGGGCTTGGCCTGCTTCAAATCGCGGACAATTTGCCTTTGCATGCCATGTCGGACGGTGAGCTCCTTGCGTTGAAGCGGGTCGCCGACGAGCACGGGGTCGAGCTGGAAGTCGGCACGCGGGGAAGCGAGCCGGAGCTGCTGCTGCGCTATCTCGGCATCGCCGGCATGCTCGGGTCTTCCATTGTCCGGACGATCGTGACGACGCCCGATCTCGCTGCCGCCGAAGCGCAGATCCGCGAGGTTCTGCCGGCTTTCGAAGCCGCGAATGTCATGCTCGCTATCGAAAATCATGGCTTGCATACGACAGGACAGCTGGTACAATTGTTTCAGAACCTTCGGCACGGCCATGTCGGCTGCTGCCTGGACACGGTCAACTCGTTCGGCGCGTTGGAAGCCCCGGATCACGTTATCCGCGCGCTTTCGCCGTATCTCGTCAATTTGCACATCAAGGATTTCGACATCAAGCGCGTCGATCATATGATGGGCTTTACGATACTCGGCACGCCTGCCGGAGCAGGCCGCTTAGATATTCAAGGGCTGAAAGAAATCATCGAGGCGAACGGCAAGGCCGGCGTCAATGCGATATTGGAATTATGGACCCCTTACGCGAAGTCCGTCCGGGATACGATTGCAACCGAGCGCGACTGGTTGGAACAGAGCATCGCGTATTTGCGGTCCGTTCATTTTATAGAAGAGGATTTGAGGTATGCCACCGGTAACGTTGAAAGAGAAAGCCTATGA